The Deltaproteobacteria bacterium genomic interval TCTGCTGTCGTAGCTCTGGTCCCTGTTGTCGCCCATTACAAAAATTTTGTCCTTCGGTACAGTCACGGGCCCCATGTTATCCCTCGGCTGAACCGAACCCGGCAATATCCTGGGGTCTGTGTGCAGCACCCCTGGAGGGTCGGGAAACAGTTTCCCGTTTACATATACATTCTTGTTTATTATCTGGATCGTGTCTCCCGGCAGGCCGATTACACGTTTTATAAAATCTTTTTTTCTGTCCAATGGATAAATAAAGACTACCACGTCTCCGCGCTCAGGTTTCTTGTCCGGGATCCAGAGTTCCCTGGTAAAAGGACTTCTGACGCCATAAATGAATTTGTTTACCAGTATGTGATCACCTATGAGGAGAGTATCTTTCATGGAACCAGAGGGAATCTTAAATGCCTGGACAACAAAGGTCCTGATAAAGAGGGCCAGGACCAGGGCAATGAGAATTGCCTGCAGGTATTCCCATACCACTGATTGCCAGGAGCGTTTATCAGACTGTTTTTTTGCTGAAAAGGTAGACATATTCATAGGGTGCGAATAATAGCTCGATAAATCCGCGGCCGCAAGCCTCTTTTTATGCTTTCAACACGCTCAGAAAGGCCTCTTGAGGTATCTCCACATGGCCAATCCGCTTCATTTTCTTTTTGCCCTTTTTTTGCTTTTCCAGCAACTTGCGCTTACGAGTAATGTCGCCACCATAGCATCTTGCTATAACGTCCTTTCTGAATGGGGCAACACGTTTCTTGGCAATAACATTGCTTCCGACAGCTGCCTGGATCACGACTTCAAACATCTGTCTGGGTATTACCTTGCGCAGGCGGCTCACAAGTTCACGGCCTCTAAAATAGGCCTTGTCCTTGTGCACTATAACCGAAAGGGCATCCACCGGCTGTTTATTGATAAGGATGTCCAGCTTGACCAGTTCGGCCGGTCTGTGTTCAAGGACGTCATAATCAATGGACCCATAACCTCTGGTTATCGACTTTAATTGATCATAAAAATCCAGAACAATTTCATTGAACGGGAGTTCGTATTTCAGCAGTGCCTTGTTCTCCGTGAGGTAGCGCATATCTGTCTGCTGCCCCCTTTTTTTATCGCACAACTGCATAACAGGGCCGATATATTCCTTGGGGACGTAAATCTCCATCCGGACATAAGGCTCTGCTATCCGCATTATTTTATCTGCCGGCGGCATTTGGGCAGGATTTTGCACATGGACGACTTCCCCGCCGATAAGTTCGATTTCATAAGATACTGACGGGGCCGTACTTATGAGGGACAGCCTGTACTCCCGCTCAAGACGCTCTTTCACGATTTCCATGTGGAGAAGCCCCAGGAAGCCGCATCTGAACCCGAATCCCATGGCTGCAGAGCTTTCAGGCTCGTAAGAAAAGGCCGGGTCATTCAGCCATAGCCTTCCCACAGCCTCTTTCAACTGATCGTACTGGCCCGAGTCTATTGGATAAAGACCGCAAAATACCACGGGCTTTACAGGTTTAAAGCCGGGCAGGCGGTCTGCGGCAGGACGTGTTTCTTCTGTAATGGTATCTCCTATCCGCGTATCGCGCACCGACTTTATACCGGCAGTGAGAAATCCCACTTCCCCGGCGGTCAGATGATCCGTATCTATGGGACCGGGGGAAAAAATGCCCGTTCTGTCCACTTCATAGGCCTGATCCGCAGACATCATGCGTATCCGCATTCCAGGTCTCAGCAAGCCTTCTACGACCCTGATCAGCACAACCGTTCCTTGATATGAATCGAACCATGAATCAAAAATAAGGGCCTTGAGCGGCCGGCCGGGGTCTCCGGAAGGGGCGGGAATCCGATGCACTACTGCTTCCAGGATCTCTTTTGTGCCAAGGCCCTTTTTTGCACTCGCCAGTATGGCTCCTGAGGTATCGAGTCCTATGATATTCTCTATTTCCCTGGCCACCTTTACAGGGTCTGCACTGGGTAAATCAATTTTGTTCAGCACCGGTATGATCTCAAGGTCATTTTCCAGAGCCAGATAGACATTGGCCAGGGTCTGGGCCTCCACACCCTGTGAGGCATCAACGACAAGAAGCGCTCCTTCGCAGGCCGCAAGACTCCTTGAGACTTCATAAGAAAAATCCACATGGCCGGGCGTATCTATCAGGTTAAGCACATAGGTTTCTTTGTCTTCAGACAGATACATAAGTCTTACCGCCCGGGCCTTGATCGTGATCCCTCTCTCTCTTTCCAATTCCATCTGGTCAAGAAACTGCTGCTTCATCTCTCTGGAGGATACGGTGCCGGTGAATTCCAGAATACGGTCGGCAAGCGTGGATTTACCGTGATCGATGTGGGCGATTATCGAAAAGTTACGAATTTTTTTCGGATCGGTCATAGACATTTTTTCACTGATTATACTGTAAAAAGCGATTTTACTAAATAACGTAAATATTCGGTGAACCCGTGGTCCCACGTAACCGTTCACTGACAGGGGATATTTCTTTTCACTTAACACTTCAGCCCCTTGTTTTCTTAAGGCTTTTGACATGGGGGAGTCTTGCCCCCTCCCCGTTCTCCTTCGCTGCGCTCAGGAGCCGGGGTTTNNNNNNNNNNNNNNNNNNNNNNNNNNNNNNNNNNNNNNNNNNNNNNNNNNNNNNNNNNNNNNNNNNNNNNNNNNNNNNNNNNNNNNNNNNNNNNNNNNNNNNNNNNNNNNNNNNNNNNNNNNNNNNNNNNNNNNNNNNNNNNNNNNNNNNNNNNNNNNNNNNNNNNNNNNNNNNNNNNNNNNNNNNNNNNNNNNNNNNNNNNNNNNNNNNNNNNNNNNNNNNNNNNNNNNNNNNNNNNNNNNNNNNNNNNNNNNNNNNNNNNNNNNNNNNNNNNNNNNNNNNNNNNNNNNNNNNNNNNNNNNNNNNNNNNNNNNNNNNNNNNNNNNNNNNNNNNNNNNNNNNNNNNNNNNNNNNNNNNNNNNNNNNNNNNNNNNNNNNNNNNNNNNNNNNNNNNNNNNNNNNNNNNNNNNNNNNNNNNNNNNNNNNNNNNNNNNNNNNNNNNNNNNNNNNNNNNNNNNNNNNNNNNNNNNNNNNNNNNNNNNNNNNNNNNNNNNNNNNNNNNNNNNNNNNNNNNNNNNNNNNNNNNNNNNNNNNNNNNNNNNNNNNNNNNNNNNNNNNNNNNNNNNNNNNNNNNNNNNNNNNNNNNNNNNNNNNNNNNNNNNNNNNNNNNNNNNNNNNNNNNNNNNNNNNNNNNNNNNNNNNNNNNNNNNNNNNNNNNNNNNNNNNNNNNNNNNNNNNNNNNNNNNNNNNNNNNNNNNNNNNNNNNNNNNNNNNNNNNNNNNNNNNNNNNNNNNNNNNNNNNNNNNNNNNNNNNNNNNNNNNNNNNNNNNNNNNNNNNNNNNNNNNNNNNNNNNNNNNNNNNNNNNNNNNNNNNNNNNNNNNNNNNNNNNNNNNNNNNNNNNNNNNNNNNNNNNNNNNNNNNNNNNNNNNNNNNNNNNNNNNNNNNNNNNTCATCATCTTTACAATAGACAATCTTTGTTTTCTCAGGATGAAGTTCCAGACCGCATTCCTTGAACCTGGCATCCAGCGCCTCTTTTAATGCGAGTGCCTCAGCCTCTGTCCGACAATGCGTAATACCATCATCTGCATAGCGGCAGAGTGGATTTCCCGGATAATTCCGTTCCATCCACTTATCAAACACATAATGCAGAAAGAGGTTGGCAAGAAGTGGGCTTATCACACCGCCTTGGGGAGTACCCTTGGTCCTTTCCACCAGTGTGCCGTCCTCTTTCTGAAATGGGACCTTCAGCCATCTCTCGATGTACAGAAGTATCCATTTGATCTCTGTGTGATGCCTTACCGCCTTCATCAGCAGATCGTGATCAATGTTGTCGAACAGACCCTTGATGTCGAATTCAAGCACCCAGTCGTACTGCCAGCAACGCTCGCGTGTTATTCTGACTGCCTGAATAGCCGATTTCCCAGGCCTGTACCCATATGAGTCCTCGTGGAAACATGGCTCCACAAACGGCTCAAAGTACATTTTAACCACTGTCTGCGCAATTCTGTCGGAAATGGTAGGAATGCCGAGCAATCTTTCACCTCCGGTCTTCTTCGGTATTGCTACCGTTCTGACCGGTGGCGGAAAGTAACTGCCCGACGACATGCGATTCCAGATCTTGTAGAGGTTATCTTTAAGATTCCTCTCAAAATCGGCAATCGATTCAGAGTCAACACCTGGTGCACCCTGATTTGCCTTTACCTGTTTCCATGCTTCCCAAACTACCTCTTTGGAAATCTCAAACGGCTTTGCCTTCTTCAAAGATTCCTCCCAAACCTGGTTGATCTTTAATTCCAGCTGGATGACCCGCCCCCTTTGCTCCATCCCCATTACAGAGACTTCATCACTCCTACAGGGCGGTCCGCCACTGTGCTCCGCATCGGTACTCTCATTCTCGTGGGGCCTCCACTTGAATTTCTCCCTTAACATCGAAGCGACAGCTTCCCACGTTCCGCACAGAAGCCTGGTTCAAGTTCACGCCGCCTTCATGCCGGACGCCATCTGGACAGTAAGCAGGTTTCCTCCAGACTTGTCCCGGGTTAACGACTACCCCCCGGTTTTGACGTCGTCCCTACGCTTTCGACACGTCATCAGCGGTTCACTCTCGTTCGTCTCCATGGACCATACCTGATCCCGTCTTGCGGGACCTTTTCCTCAACGCTCACCACCATGGCTCTTTACCACAGCAGCTTGAGGCGGTTTGAAGCCTGCTCCTGCAAGCCGGCTTCGAGGGGCCAAACCCTCATCTTCTGTGCAGTTGCGCACATCTCAACTATATCGAGTGTGCTCGTGGCGCACNNNNNNNNNNNNNNNNNNNNNNNNNNNNNNNNNNNNNNNNNNNNNNNNNNNNNNNNNNNNNNNNNNNNNNNNNNNNNNNNNNNNNNNNNNNNNNNNNNNNNNNNNNNNNNNNNNNNNNNNNNNNNNNNNNNNNNNNNNNNNNNNNNNNNNNNNNNNNNNNNNNNNNNNNNNNNNNNNNNNNNNNNNNNNNNNNNNNNNNNNNNNNNNNNNNNNNNNNNNNNNNNNNNNNNNNNNNNNNNNNNNNNNNNNNNNNNNNNNNNNNNNNNNNNNNNNNNNNNNNNNNNNNNNNNNNNNNNNNNNNNNNNNNNNNNNNNNNNNNNNNNNNNNNNNNNNNNNNNNNNNNNNNNNNNNNNNNNNNNNNNNNNNNNNNNNNNNNNNNNNNNNNNNNNNNNNNNNNNNNNNNNNNNNNNNNNNNNNNNNNNNNNNNNNNNNNNNNNNNNNNNNNNNNNNNNNNNNNNNNNNNNNNNNNNNNNNNNNNNNNNNNNNNNNNNNNNNNNNNNNNNNNNNNNNNNNNNNNNNNNNNNNNNNNNNNNNNNNNNNNNNNNNNNNNNNNNNNNNNNNNNNNNNNNNNNNNNNNNNNNNNNNNNNNNNNNNNNNNNNNNNNNNNNNNNNNNNNNNNNNNNNNNNNNNNNNNNNNNNNNNNNNNNNNNNNNNNNNNNNNNNNNNNNNNNNNNNNNNNNNNNNNNNNNNNNNNNNNNNNNNNNNNNNNNNNNNNNNNNNNNNNNNNNNNNNNNNNNNNNNNNNNNNNNNNNNNNNNNNNNNNNNNNNNNNNNNNNNNNNNNNNNNNNNNNNNNNNNNNNNNNNNNNNNNNNNNNNNNNNNNNNNNNNNNNNNNNNNNNNNNNNNNNNNNNNNNNNNNNNNNNNNNNNNNNNNNNNNNNNNNNNNNNNNNNNNNNNNNNNNNNNNNNNNNNNNNNNNNNNNNNNNNNNNNNNNNNNNNNNNNNNNNNNNNNNNNNNNNNNNNNNNNNNNNNNNNNNNNNNNNNNNNNNNNNNNNNNNNNNNNNNNNNNNNNNNNNNNNNNNNNNNNNNNNNNNNNNNNNNNNNNNNNNNNNNNNNNNNNNNNNNNNNNNNNNNNNNNNNNNNNNNNNNNNNNNNNNNNNNNNNNNNNNNNNNNNNNNNNNNNNNNNNNNNNNNNNNNNNNNNNNNNNNNNNNNNNNNNNNNNNNNNNNNNNNNNNNNNNNNNNNNNNNNNNNNNNNNNNNNNNNNNNNNNNNNNNNNNNNNNNNNNNNNNNNNNNNNNNNNNNNNNNNNNNNNNNNNNNNNNNNNNNNNNNNNNNNNNNNNNNNNNNNNNNNNNNNNNNNNNNNNNNNNNNNNNNNNNNNNNNNNNNNNNNNNNNNNNNNNNNNNNNNNNNNNNNNNNNNNNNNNNNNNNNNNNNNNNNNNNNNNNNNNNNNNNNNNNNNNNNNNNNNNNNNNNNNNNNNNNNNNNNNNNNNNNNNNNNNNNNNNNNNNNNNNNNNNNNNNNNNNNNNNNNNNNNNNNNNNNNNNNNNNNNNNNNNNNNNNNNNNNNNNNNNNNNNNNNNNNNNNNNNNNNNNNNNNNNNNNNNNNNNNNNNNNNNNNNNNNNNNNNNNNNNNNNNNNNNNNNNNNNNNNNNNNNNNNNNNNNNNNNNNNNNNNNNNNNNNNNNNNNNNNNNNNNNNNNNNNNNNNNNNNNNNNNNNNNNNNNNNNNNNNNNNNNNNNNNNNNNNNNNNNNNNNNNNNNNNNNNNNNNNNNNNNNNNNNNNNNNNNNNNNNNNNNNNNNNNNNNNNNNNNNNNNNNNNNNNNNNNNNNNNNNNNNNNNNNNNNNNNNNNNNNNNNNNNNNNNNNNNNNNNNNNNNNNNNNNNNNNNNNNNNNNNNNNNNNNNNNNNNNNNNNNNNNNNNNNNNNNNNNNNNNNNNNNNNNNNNNNNNNNNNNNNNNNNNNNNNNNNNNNNNNNNNNNNNNNNNNNNNNNNNNNNNNNNNNNNNNNNNNNNNNNNNNNNNNNNNNNNNNNNNNNNNNNNNNNNNNNNNNNNNNNNNNNNNNNNNNNNNNNNNNNNNNNNNNNNNNNNNNNNNNNNNNNNNNNNNNNNNNNNNNNNNNNNNNNNNNNNNNNNNNNNNNNNNNNNNNNNNNNNNNNNNNNNNNNNNNNNNNNNNNNNNNNNNNNNNNNNNNNNNNNNNNNNNNNNNNNNNNNNNNNNNNNNNNNNNNNNNNNNNNNNNNNNNNNNNNNNNNNNNNNNNNNNNNNNNNNNNNNNNNNNNNNNNNNNNNNNNNNNNNNNNNNNNNNNNNNNNNNNNNNNNNNNNNNNNNNNNNNNNNNNNNNNNNNNNNNNNNNNNNNNNNNNNNNNNNNNNNNNNNNNNNNNNNNNNNNNNNNNNNNNNNNNNNNNNNNNNNNNNNNNNNNNNNNNNNNNNNNNNNNNNNNNNNNNNNNNNNNNNNNNNNNNNNNNNNNNNNNNNNNNNNNNNNNNNNNNNNNNNNNNNNNNNNNNNNNNNNNNNNNNNNNNNNNNNNNNNNNNNNNNNNNNNNNNNNNNNNNNNNNNNNNNNNNNNNNNNNNNNNNNNNNNNNNNNNNNNNNNNNNNNNNNNNNNNNNNNNNNNNNNNNNNNNNNNNNNNNNNNNNNNNNNNNNNNNNNNNNNNNNNNNNNNNNNNNNNNNNNNNNNNNNNNNNNNNNNNNNNNNNNNNNNNNNNNNNNNNNNNNNNNNNNNNNNNNNNNNNNNNNNNNNNNNNNNNNNNNNNNNNNNNNNNNNNNNNNNNNNNNNNNNNNNNNNNNNNNNNNNNNNNNNNNNNNNNNNNNNNNNNNNNNNNNNNNNNNNNNNNNNNNNNNNNNNNNNNNNNNNNNNNNNNNNNNNNNNNNNNNNNNNNNNNNNNNNNNNNNNNNNNNNNNNNNNNNNNNNNNNNNNNNNNNNNNNNNNNNNNNNNNNNNNNNNNNNNNNNNNNNNNNNNNNNNNNNNNNNNNNNNNNNNNNNNNNNNNNNNNNNNNNNNNNNNNNNNNNNNNNNNNNNNNNNNNNNNNNNNNNNNNNNNNNNNNNNNNNNNNNNNNNNNNNNNNNNNNNNNNNNNNNNNNNNNNNNNNNNNNNNNNNNNNNNNNNNNNNNNNNNNNNNNNNNNNNNNNNNNNNNNNNNNNNNNNNNNNNNNNNNNNNNNNNNNNNNNNNNNNNNNNNNNNNNNNNNNNNNNNNNNNNNNNNNNNNNNNNNNNNNNNNNNNNNNNNNNNNNNNNNNNNNNNNNNNNNNNNNNNNNNNNNNNNNNNNNNNNNNNNNNNNNNNNNNNNNNNNNNNNNNNNNNNNNNNNNNNNNNNNNNNNNNNNNNNNNNNNNNNNNNNNNNNNNNNNNNNNNNNNNNNNNNNNNNNNNNNNNNNNNNNNNNNNNNNNNNNN includes:
- the ltrA gene encoding group II intron reverse transcriptase/maturase, with protein sequence MLREKFKWRPHENESTDAEHSGGPPCRSDEVSVMGMEQRGRVIQLELKINQVWEESLKKAKPFEISKEVVWEAWKQVKANQGAPGVDSESIADFERNLKDNLYKIWNRMSSGSYFPPPVRTVAIPKKTGGERLLGIPTISDRIAQTVVKMYFEPFVEPCFHEDSYGYRPGKSAIQAVRITRERCWQYDWVLEFDIKGLFDNIDHDLLMKAVRHHTEIKWILLYIERWLKVPFQKEDGTLVERTKGTPQGGVISPLLANLFLHYVFDKWMERNYPGNPLCRYADDGITHCRTEAEALALKEALDARFKECGLELHPEKTKIVYCKDD
- the lepB gene encoding signal peptidase I, whose product is MSTFSAKKQSDKRSWQSVVWEYLQAILIALVLALFIRTFVVQAFKIPSGSMKDTLLIGDHILVNKFIYGVRSPFTRELWIPDKKPERGDVVVFIYPLDRKKDFIKRVIGLPGDTIQIINKNVYVNGKLFPDPPGVLHTDPRILPGSVQPRDNMGPVTVPKDKIFVMGDNRDQSYDSRFWGFVPIEDVKGEAFAIYWSWNQDNSWPRLERIGDLVN
- a CDS encoding elongation factor 4; its protein translation is MSMTDPKKIRNFSIIAHIDHGKSTLADRILEFTGTVSSREMKQQFLDQMELERERGITIKARAVRLMYLSEDKETYVLNLIDTPGHVDFSYEVSRSLAACEGALLVVDASQGVEAQTLANVYLALENDLEIIPVLNKIDLPSADPVKVAREIENIIGLDTSGAILASAKKGLGTKEILEAVVHRIPAPSGDPGRPLKALIFDSWFDSYQGTVVLIRVVEGLLRPGMRIRMMSADQAYEVDRTGIFSPGPIDTDHLTAGEVGFLTAGIKSVRDTRIGDTITEETRPAADRLPGFKPVKPVVFCGLYPIDSGQYDQLKEAVGRLWLNDPAFSYEPESSAAMGFGFRCGFLGLLHMEIVKERLEREYRLSLISTAPSVSYEIELIGGEVVHVQNPAQMPPADKIMRIAEPYVRMEIYVPKEYIGPVMQLCDKKRGQQTDMRYLTENKALLKYELPFNEIVLDFYDQLKSITRGYGSIDYDVLEHRPAELVKLDILINKQPVDALSVIVHKDKAYFRGRELVSRLRKVIPRQMFEVVIQAAVGSNVIAKKRVAPFRKDVIARCYGGDITRKRKLLEKQKKGKKKMKRIGHVEIPQEAFLSVLKA